TGGTAATGGGCGTTGTGGCCGGTGCCATGACCTATATTGGCCTCAATTTTGGCCGCTATGTGGGCAGTAAGTTGGGCGAAAAGGCCCAAATCATTGGCGGAATCATTTTAATTGGTATCGGCATTAAGCTGTTTTTATAATGACGATTGATGGGGGGGCGAGGTTTTACCCATGAAGATTTTGTTTGTCTGTACCGGCAATACCTGCCGCAGCAGTATGGCGGCTGGTTTGGCCAAAGACATAGTTAAAAAACGCAACCTAGAGCAAACAATAGAAATTATTTCGGCGGGCACCATGGCTTGGCCCGGCAGTCCGGCCACTGCGCAGGCGGTGCAAGCATTGGCGGAGAAAAATATCGACATTAACGATCACCAGGCCTCGATGTTGACCGATGAGTTAATTACCACCGCCGACCTCA
This is a stretch of genomic DNA from Peptococcaceae bacterium 1198_IL3148. It encodes these proteins:
- a CDS encoding low molecular weight protein arginine phosphatase, which encodes MKILFVCTGNTCRSSMAAGLAKDIVKKRNLEQTIEIISAGTMAWPGSPATAQAVQALAEKNIDINDHQASMLTDELITTADLILTMTAGHRQQVLQKAPETEKKVYTLCQYAEEEGDIPDPYGQPLPVYQACAARLEQLITKALDKIINNAGKK